TGAGATTAAACCTCCAAAATTGATTATTGCATAAACCATGAAGGCTAAAAGCCCCACAATAACCGGTATAAGAAGGCTCTGCGATATCACATGCAAAGCCGCTGCTAACATATCACTTCCAAGAACTACCACCATAAATATCACCTCATTTGTATTAAATCACTCTTCTTTTTTGTTATATGAAATCCAGCAAACATCAGTACAAGCACAAATACCAGTGCATATATCCATGTTTCCATGGATGGAACCTCCATTGGGCTCATTGGAGATTGAAGAACCTTACTTATATTGGGAATCACAATAGCAGACACTAAAAAAAATAGCCCAACAAAAAGCATGAAATTACCAAGCAAAACAGGGAAAGGTTCTTTTGAGATTCTGATTATTGCACCAGATGCAAAATAGAATGCTACTATTGTAAAACTTAAATAAATCGCCACATACTGCCCTATAGACGCTATAGAAACTCCATTAAATGGAGATGCAAGCACTATTGCTGTTAAAACTGCTCCAAAACAGCATGGACAGAGTGCTATCATTGCTATACCTGATGCTTTATCATGGTTGCTATGCAACTTCCATTCTCTAAGGGTATAGAAACCTGTATAGATAATTATAAGCGCCAGGGCCATGAATATGACAAAATTATATTCATTTACTACTTTGTACACTATATCTGCATGTCCTGAGATTAGAAAAGTTAGGATGAATATCCCTGCACCATAATTTGCTGCTATTACTCCGGCCGCTTTTTTTGAAAGTCCAGCAAATCCTGCTATAAGCCCTATTTTAATACTGAACACTAAAACTGCCAATAATATTCCAAATTGCCACAATAACTCTAACATTTTATCCCTCAATCCTACATTTTATTAATTTAAAATGAATTCCAAAAAAAATGAATTCCAAAAAAATGGGGTTAGTGGTTAAAACCACTTATTTTACAGGTACTACTTTTTCACTTTTTATTACTGCATGTCCTTCAGGGCTTAATACCCAGTCAATGAATTCTTTAACAGCGCCTGTTGGTTCACCTTTGGTTAAGAACAAAAATGGTCTCTGTACTTTGTAAGTACCATCTAATACTGTTTGTTCTGATGGTGCTACACCACTGATCTTTAAAGCTTTAACCTCTGAACTTAGACTGGCTAATGATATGTATCCTACTGCATTTGGATCCTGGGCTACAGTTTGTTTTATAGCTCCAGCTGAACTCTGTACTATAGCATCGCCTTTAATTTTTGTTCCCTTCATTATTATTTCTTCAAATGCTCCTCTTGTACCGGAACCCTCTTCTCTTGTTACAACATTGATTGTTTTATCAGGTCCACCTACCTCTTTCCAGTTAGTGATCTTACCTGAAAATATGTCCCTAATCTGGTCTGTGGTCAGGTCACTTACAGGGTTATTAGCGTTTACCACAATTGCAATCCCATCTTTTCCAATAACGAACTGATTCAGTCCTGGCTTTTCCTCTTCTTTAAGATCTCTGGAACTTGTACCGATGTCTGCAGTACCATCCTTAGCACGCGTAATACCTACACCTGAACCTCCAGCTGCTACGTTGATCTTTACATTGGGGTGCTTTTTATTATACTCATCAGCTA
This window of the Methanobacterium sp. genome carries:
- a CDS encoding DUF2162 domain-containing protein, with the protein product MLELLWQFGILLAVLVFSIKIGLIAGFAGLSKKAAGVIAANYGAGIFILTFLISGHADIVYKVVNEYNFVIFMALALIIIYTGFYTLREWKLHSNHDKASGIAMIALCPCCFGAVLTAIVLASPFNGVSIASIGQYVAIYLSFTIVAFYFASGAIIRISKEPFPVLLGNFMLFVGLFFLVSAIVIPNISKVLQSPMSPMEVPSMETWIYALVFVLVLMFAGFHITKKKSDLIQMR